Within Betaproteobacteria bacterium, the genomic segment GGCCTCCATCTGGGCATTCGGGCGCGGCAAGGCTTCGTGGCTCGTCGAACACCGAGTGCTCATGGGCGACACGGCACGCGAGGCCGTGTGGAAGCACCTCGGCGCATTGATCGCCGAGCAATGGACGCATGCCTCGGGGGCAACGATGCCGCTCGCCCGGTTTGCGTTGGATACGGGGTTTGCCACGCAGGAGGCCTACGCATTCGTGCGTGCCTCGCGAGATTCGCGCCTCATGGCAGTCAAGGGCGTTTCACGTGGCGCAGCCCTCATCGGCACGCCCTTGGCCGTGGACGTCTCGCAGGGTGGCAAGCGCCTTCGCCGAGGTATCAAGGTGTTCTCGGTGGCGGTGGGGATCGCCAAGCTTGAGTTCTACAACAACCTGCGGAAGGTCGCGGACGTTCAAGAGGACGGGGTCACGATTCGCTACCCTGCGGCCTTCGTGCACCTGCCGCAGGTGGATGCGGAATTCATCCAGCAACTCTGCGCCGAGCAGTTGGTCACCCGACGCGATCGCAATGGCTTCGCGCACCGCGAGTGGCAAAAGATGCGCGAGCGAAACGAAGCGCTCGACTGCTATGTCTACGCCCGGGCCGCCGCCTGTGCCGCGGGCCTGGACCGATTTGAAGAGCGCCACTGGCGCGAACTGGAAAGACAACTCGGCGTTGCGCCACCCGACGAGGCGCCGCCCCCGATTCATGCACTCGACTCCAACGAGGCCACCCAGAGCGGTGGCCTTGTTACTTCTGGGTCCCGAAATCCCGGCCGGCGCGTGATCAAGAGCCGCTGGCTAACCCGCTGAGGACAGGATGAGCTACACCCAAGACCAACTTGCTGCCCTGAAACGTGCACTCGCCAGCGGCGAGCGGCGCGTGAGCTTTGGCGACAAAACGGTCGAATACCGATCGATCGAAGAGCTGCAGGCAGCGATCCGGTCGGTGGAAGCCGCGCTGGCCAGAACCGCGGGCATGCCGCGCGCTCGCCAGATCCGTCTCACTTCCTCGAAGGGGACCTGATGGGCTGGCTGATCAAACTCCGGCGCAGCCTCTTCGGTGGCCGGACGCCGACCTATGACGGCATCGGCGGGGGACGACGCGCTTTCGCCTGGCAGGTGGGAAATCCCGGTGCGGTGGCCGCCCTTGCCTTCAGCCAAAACGAACTGCGCGCCAAGAGCCGCGACCTGGTGCGCCGCAATGCCTGGGCCAACTCCGCACTCGAGTCCTATGTCGCCAATGCGATCGGGACCGGCATCAAGCCGCAGTCGATGGTGGAGGACGCGAGCTTGCGCGAATCCATCCAAGCGCTCTGGCGCGATTGGACGATCGAGGCGGATGCGGCAGGACTCACGGATTTCTATGGGCTGCAGGCGCTCGCCTGTCGCGCCATGCTCGAAGGCGGCGAAGCCCTGGTTCGGCTGCGCTATCGCCGTCCCGAGGACCAACTGCCGGTGGCGTTGCAGATTCAGGTCCTGGAAGCCGAGCATTTACCGATCACGCTCAATACCACGGCCGAGAACGGCAACGTGATACGCGCCGGCATCGAATTCGACCGGCTCGGGCGCCGCGTGGCCTATCACCTGTACCGCTCGCATCCCGAAGACGGAATGCTAGCGCCGATGTCGGGTGCCGGCGGACTTTCGACCGTGCGCGTGGACGCGGCCGAAATCATGCATCTCTTCCGGCCCCTTCGCCCTGGCCAGATTCGTGGCGAGCCATGGCTTGCACGCGCGCTGGTGAAGTTGAACGAACTCGATCAGTACGACGACGCGGAACTCGTGCGCAAGAAAACCGCCGCGATGTTCGCAGGCTTCGTGACGCGGCTTGCCCCCGAGGACAACCTGCTCGGCGAAGGGGTTGCCGACGCCAACGCGGTGGCACTCGCGGGGCTGGAGCCGGGAACCATGCAGATTCTGGAGCCTGGTGAGGACATCAAGTTTTCCCAGCCGGCCGACGTGGGCGGTACCTACTCGGAGTTTCTGCGCATGCAGTTTCGCGCGGTGGCGGCCGCCATGGGTGTCACCTACGAACAACTGACGGGCGACCTCACGCAGGTCAACTACTCCTCGATCCGGGCGGGACTCCTGGAGTTTCGACGTCGCGTCGAAGCCATTCAGCACGGCGTCATCGTTCATCAACTGTGCCGCCCGATCTGGCAGGCATGGCTCAGCCAAGCCGTTCTGGAAGGTGCACTGGTCTTGCCCGGCTATGCCCGGGGCGGCCAGGCGAAACGTCGCGAGTACCTGGCCGTGAAGTGGATTCCTCAGGGCTGGCAATGGGTCGATCCCCTGAAGGAGGCGGACGCCATGAAAGCCGCTATTCGATCGGGGCTCATGTCCCGGTCGGAAGCGATCTCGGCCAACGGCTACGACGCTGAGGATGTGGACCGCGAAATCGCCGCCGACAACGACCGCGCCGATGCCTTGGGTCTCGTCTTCGACTCCGACCCGCGTCACGAGGCCCTTGCGGGCCGGCAGTCGACAGCCCAACCGCCGCAAGACACTCAAGGAAACTGATATGCAGCTGCCGCACCTTGCGTCCCGTCTGTACGGGACGCCGCTCCTGCTCGCCCGTTCCAAGCTCGACATCATCCTTGCCGTGCTCGGTGATCGTATCGGCTGGCCCGAACCGTTGTCGGCGCTACCGATTGCGCCGCAGCGAGGGCAAGTAGATCGGCCTCCCGGCATCGCCGTCATTCCCATTCACGGCACGCTCGTGCGCCGCGCGGTCGGTCTGGACGCGGCTTCAGGCCTCACGTCCTACGGCGAGATCGGCGCAATGCTGGATGCGGCGATCGCGGATCCCGCCGTCACCGGCATCTTGCTCGATGTCGATTCACCGGGTGGGGAGGCCGGGGGCGTCTTTGAACTCGCCCAGCGGATCCGCTCGCTCGCTGCGGTAAAGCCCATCTGGGCACTCGCCTGCGATTCGGCGTTCTCCGCGGCCTACGCGATCGCAGCCGCGACTTCCCGCGTCTACGTGACACAGACGGGCGGCGTGGGCTCGATCGGCGTCATCGCCATGCACGTCGATCAGTCCGCACGCGATGCCCAGGAAGGCTATCGCTACACGGCGATCACGGCCGGGGACCAGAAGGATGATTTCTCTTCCCACCAGCCGCTCGACAAGGAAGCCACCGCCCGCCTGCAAGCCGAAGTGGACCGGCTCTACGCCATCTTTGTCGATCGCGTCGCCTCGATGCGCACGCTCGAACCCCGATTCGTGCGCTCGACACAGGCCGGGCTCTATTTCGGTCCGGAAGCCGTCACGGCGGGCTTGGCCGACGCGGTGAGCAGCTTTGATGAGGCCATCGCGGACTTCAGCACCTTCCTCGCAACTCCCCGAGTGCGAAGTCTCGCGCTCGCTGCCACACGCGCGTCCCACTGCGTATCTCCCATCCCCCTTACGGAGGCAACAACCATGACAGAACCCAATCCCCCTGCAGTGACCAAGGATCCGGCAGCGCCCGCTGAACCGGTGCCCGTGCCCGACGCACCGATTGCTCGCGAAGACGATGCTGTGCAAGCGGCGATTGCGGCAACGCGAGCGGACGCCATTGCGGTAGCCGAACTCTGCCAACTAGCCGGCCAACCGCAGCGCACGACCGCATTCTTGACCGAGGGAGCGAGCCTCTCCCAGGTACGACGCACGCTGCTCGCCTCGCGTGCCGAGGGCACCGAGATCACCTCTGTCATTTACCCCGACGCGGCCACCCGGGCCGATTCTGCCGAGCAGAGCCCGCTCATGAAGGCCGTCAAGAAACTCACCGGAAAGGACTAAGCCATGAACGCACTGAACGAAGCCCTCAATCTGGGCGATCTCCTCAAGTACGAAGACGATTGCCTCAACTACTCCCGCGACCTGGTCACCGTGGAATCGGGGCAAACGCTCGAACTGGGCGCAGTCCTCGGTCGCGTGACCACCACCGGCAAGGTAAGGCGCCTCAATCCCGCGGCCACCGACGGGACCGAACACGCGGCCGGCGTCCTGCTGGGCGCAATCGATGCGGGGCTCGCCGATCGCAACGACGGCTTGCTCCTCGCCCGTCACGCCATCGTGGCCTCCAGTGCCGTGGTCTGGCCCTTCGAGATCACCTCCGAGCAAAAGGCCACCGCCACGGCTCAACTCGAAGCTCGCGGCATCCTCATTCGCCAATCCGCCTAAGGGAACCCCACCATGAACAACCCGTTCAACACTCCGGCCTTTTCGATGGCGGCTTTGACCTCCGCCATCAACATCATTCCCAACCGCTACGGTCGAATGGAGGCGCTGAACCTCTTTCCGGTGCGGCCCGTGCGCACCCGGCAGGTCATCGTCGAAGAGCAAAACGGAGTGCTGAACCTCCTGCCTTCCCTACCGCCCGGCTCTCCCGGCACGGTGGGTACGCGCGGCAAGCGCACCGTCCGCTCCTTCGTCATTCCCCACATCCCGCACGATGACGTGGTGCTGCCCGAAGAAGTTCAGGGCATTCGTGCCTTCGGGTCGGAAACGGAGATGGAGAGTGTCGCCGGCGTCATGGCGCGGCACCTGGAGACGATGCGCAACAAGCACGCCATCACGCTGGAGCACCTGCGCATGGGCGCGCTCAAGGGCGTGATTCTGGACGCCGATGGCTCCGTGATCTACGACCTCTACAGCGAGTTCGGCATCACACCGGCAACCGTCAGCTTCGAACTGGCGAATGCCACTTCCAACGTGAAGAAGAAGTGCGCCGATGTCCTGCGCCACCTCGAGGACAACCTCAAGGGCGAATTCATGACCGGTATTCACTGCCTGTGCTCGCCGGAATTCTTCGATGCGCTCACCGATCACCCAAAGGTGAAGGATGCCTACACCATGTGGCAGCAGGGTGCGGTGCTCATCAACGACATGCGCGCCGGCTTCACCTTCGGCGGGCTGACCTTCGAGGAGTATCGCGGTCAGGCAACCGATGCCAATGGGACCACGCGCCGCTTCATCGCCGCCGGCGAGGCTCACGCCTTCCCCGTGGGGACCGTGGACACCTTCGGCACGTACTTCGCGCCGGCAGACTTCAACGAGACTGCCAACACCCTGGGTCAGCCGCTCTACGCGAAGCAGGAACCGCGCAAGTTCGATCGGGGGACGGATCTGCACACGCAGTCCAATCCCCTTCCGATGTGTCACCGGCCCGGCGTGCTGGTAAAGCTCACGGTCGCGTAGGCGATGGGGCTTGTGGAGCGGATCTACGAGGCGGCTGCCAATGTGGGGTTCCTGAAACCCTGCACTTGGCAGCCTTCGGCCGGGGGCGCCCGGCAGACCCACCCGGTGGGTTTCGCCGCCCCCGACGAGATGCTCCTCGATGGGCTCACCGCGAGCACCGAGTATGTGATGTCCTACCCCGCCACGATTTTTACGGGCCTCGCTCCCCGCGAGGTGGTCGAGATCGATTGGGTGGCGTTTCAGGTGCGTGAAGTCCGGGCAGTGGGCGACGGCTCGGAGATGCGCGCCAAACTCACCCGGCTCTAACTCCCATGGCAGGTAACTCGATCCGCGAACAGATCCTGCTCGCGGCGATAGAGGCTTTGCGTCCATCGGCCACTGCACTCGGCGCGACGCTGCACCGCTCGCCAACGGTTGCCATCACTCGCGATCTTTGCCCGGCGCTGGTCGTGTTCCCGGAGAGCGAAACCATCACCGAGCGGGCGAATGACCGGGTCACACGCGAACTCACCGTTCGCATCGTGGCACTCGCCCGCGCGGTTCCTCCCGTGGCGCCGGAAACGCAGGCCGACCAGCTTCTCACGGCAGCCCACGCCGCCTTGATGGCCGACGTGAACCTCGGCGGTCTTGCGCTCGGCATACGAGAGCAGGAGTGCGAGTGGGAGGTGGAAGACGCCGATGCGGTGGCCTCCGCCATCCCGGCGCGCTACCGCATCACCTACCGAACGCTTGCCACCGATTGCTCAGTCCAAGGATGAAATCCATGACGCGAATCGTCTTGAACCGCCCGCACACCCATGCGGGAAAGCACTACGGGGTACGCGATCGGCTCGAGGTCGATGCCGCTACCGCCGATTGGCTGGTGAGCCACGGCATCGCAGCCCTCGACCCCGCGCTTCCCAAGCCTGACTCCGAACTCAAACCTTCCAATCGCAAGGAACCCAAGCCATGAGCACCTATGCCTCCTTTCAAGGCCGCGTCTTTCTCGGAAAACGCGACGCCGCAGGTCTTCCCATCGAAGTGCGCTCCCCCGGCAACGTGGCCGACTTGAAGCTCTCACTCAAGACCGACGTGGTCGAGCACTACGAGAGCCAGACCGGCCAGCGAACGCTCGATCACCGCATGGTCAAGCAGAAGTCCGCCACCGTGAACTTGACCATCGAAGAGTTCACGAAGGAAAACCTGGCGCTTGCCCTCTACGGGAACCACGTCACCGGCACCACCGGCAGCGTGACCACCGAGACGGTGGGAGGTGCCACTCCCGTCGTCGGCGACCGCTACTTCCTGGCGCACCACAAGGTGTCGTCTCTCATCCTCGTGGATTCCGCCGCCACGCCGGCAACGCTGACACTCGGCACGCACTACACGGCGGACACCGATTTCGGCGCCATCCAGTTTCTCGACGTGACGGGACTCACCGCTCCCTTCAAGGCGAGCTATACCTACGGGGTAGCGACCGAGATCGGGATCTTTACGCAACCCCTGCCGGAGCGCTACCTGCGCCTGGAGGGACTCAATACCGCCGAAGCCAATGCAAAGGTGCTGGTGGAGCTCTACCGCGTGGCCTTCGACCCCCTGAAGGAGATCTCCTTCATCTCGGACGATTACAACAAGTTCGAGATGGAAGGCTCGCTCTTGGCGGACACGACGAAGCCTTACGACACGGTGCTGGGTCAGTTCGGCCGCATCGTGCAGCTGTGAGCCGGTGACCCATGAGTGATCTCGATACCCTGGTCCCGCCGAATATCAAGCTGATCGTGGCCGGCGAGGCGATCGCCATCAAGCCCTTGAAGGTGGGCCAGATGCCCGCGTTTCTGCGCGCTGTCACCCCCGTTATGCAGAGTCTCAATCGACCCGACATCGACTGGCTGGCCCTCTTTGGCGAGCGCGGTGACGACCTCCTCTCGGCCATCGCCATCGCCGTGGGCAAGCCTCGCGACTGGGTCGACGATCTTGCGGGCGACGAGGCGATTCTCCTCGCCGCCAAGGTGATCGAGGTGAATGCCGATTTTTTTACCCGGACGGTGATCCCGAAGCTGGACGGCCTCTTCACGCAGGCCAAGCATCTGAATCCGGCTCCCGCAGCGGCCTCTGGTTCGACGCCATCCAGCGGCTGATCGATCACGGCCACCGCCTGCCGGACATTCTCGACTACACCTTGGCGCAGGTCCGCGCCTTTACCCACGCAACCGCTCGGCAGGAGGCAGCCCACGAGGCTCGTCTTCTCTCCCTCATTGCCATCGGCACGCGCGGGGACGCCAAGAGCCTCGACCAAACGCTCGATCGACTGACCGACCGCGCCCACCCATCATGAGGATCACCTTTCGGATCGATAGCGCCGCCGCCCAGGCGCAGCTTCGCCGATGGGGGGGTGAAGTGCGCGCGACCGTCCGGCAGGCGGTCGAACGGGCCATCGCCGGGGAGGCAAGCGAGATCCGGGAAGAGGTACGTAGCCACGTGGCCGGCGAGATGAAGGTCGTCAAGAAGTCCTTCCTCAAGGGCTTCACCGCCAAGGTGCTCGCCAAAGATCCCACGCGCCTGCCTGCGCTCTATGTGGGCTCGCGCATTCCTTGGTCGGGGATACACGAGAGCGGTGGCGCGATCGGTGCTCGGATGCTCATCCCGCTGCATGGGCGCGTCGGACGCAAACGCTTCAAGGCCCAAGTGGCGGAGTTGATGCGTGGTGGCAACGCCTATTTCGTGAAGAACGCCAAGGGAAATGTGGTTCTGATGGCTGAGAACATCAAGGAACACGGACGCCCCCTCGCGGGATTCAAGCGCCGCTACCGCAAGGCCGAGGGGATCAAGCGCTTGAAGCGCGGCACCGCCATTCCTATCGCAGTCCTCGTGCCGAAAGTGCGGCTCAAGAAGCGACTCGACATCGCGCGGCTCATCGCGGGTCGCATTCCGCAACTGGCGATTGCCGTCGAAAAGCAAATTCAGCAGATCAGATAAGGCTACTTGCCTGCAGGCCAGATCTTTTGGCCGATTGCTTTGAACTTGCTGACGCTAAGTGCCCCACGCTCATTTCGCGCCTTCGATCCCGGCGCCTTTAGTGCGCTCTCGATAGCGGTTCGACTCGCTTCGAAAATGGCAGTGGGCTCGAAGTCGCTGTCCAGCAAGACCAACAGCACGCCATCCCACTTGTGCTTGAGATCGATTTTCCCAAGTCGCTGTCCGGGATTCTTGGAGAGGATGCAGCGCCCCTTGATTTGCAATTGCTCGACAGTCTTGCCGGAGCGACGGATGGCGTCAAAGCCGGCCTGCCGGACCTCGGCCAATTCGAGCCTCAAGATGCGCGCGGCTTCGTATTCAGCGACTTCGCCCGTGATGCCAATCGGCCGCCCTGTGAGGGCACGGTACTCCCGCGCCAGTTGCTTCGCCCTGACGATGAGCTTTCCGACTTCCTCGAGGTTTATTGCGTGATGACTCGTCATTGCAACTAGAGATGATCGCTCCTTAATGGCCAACAATCGTATCAGCATTCTCGTTGCCCTCGACGGTGCCGACGAGGGGCTCAAGCGCGCCATCACCTCGGCCGAGCGAAGCCTGGGGGAGCTTTCCACCCATGCCAAGACGGCAGGCGAAAAGGCCTCCGCCGGCATGGCGGAAGTGAAGGCGGGCGTCTCGGCGTTCTCCGAGCAGTTCAATCGCGCCAAGACGCAGTTGATCGGGTTCCTCGCCGCCTTCGAGTTCGCCGGGAAGCTACGCGATGTCATCGCAATCGCGGACGCGTGGAA encodes:
- a CDS encoding S49 family peptidase — translated: MQLPHLASRLYGTPLLLARSKLDIILAVLGDRIGWPEPLSALPIAPQRGQVDRPPGIAVIPIHGTLVRRAVGLDAASGLTSYGEIGAMLDAAIADPAVTGILLDVDSPGGEAGGVFELAQRIRSLAAVKPIWALACDSAFSAAYAIAAATSRVYVTQTGGVGSIGVIAMHVDQSARDAQEGYRYTAITAGDQKDDFSSHQPLDKEATARLQAEVDRLYAIFVDRVASMRTLEPRFVRSTQAGLYFGPEAVTAGLADAVSSFDEAIADFSTFLATPRVRSLALAATRASHCVSPIPLTEATTMTEPNPPAVTKDPAAPAEPVPVPDAPIAREDDAVQAAIAATRADAIAVAELCQLAGQPQRTTAFLTEGASLSQVRRTLLASRAEGTEITSVIYPDAATRADSAEQSPLMKAVKKLTGKD
- a CDS encoding major capsid protein is translated as MNNPFNTPAFSMAALTSAINIIPNRYGRMEALNLFPVRPVRTRQVIVEEQNGVLNLLPSLPPGSPGTVGTRGKRTVRSFVIPHIPHDDVVLPEEVQGIRAFGSETEMESVAGVMARHLETMRNKHAITLEHLRMGALKGVILDADGSVIYDLYSEFGITPATVSFELANATSNVKKKCADVLRHLEDNLKGEFMTGIHCLCSPEFFDALTDHPKVKDAYTMWQQGAVLINDMRAGFTFGGLTFEEYRGQATDANGTTRRFIAAGEAHAFPVGTVDTFGTYFAPADFNETANTLGQPLYAKQEPRKFDRGTDLHTQSNPLPMCHRPGVLVKLTVA
- a CDS encoding phage portal protein; the encoded protein is MGWLIKLRRSLFGGRTPTYDGIGGGRRAFAWQVGNPGAVAALAFSQNELRAKSRDLVRRNAWANSALESYVANAIGTGIKPQSMVEDASLRESIQALWRDWTIEADAAGLTDFYGLQALACRAMLEGGEALVRLRYRRPEDQLPVALQIQVLEAEHLPITLNTTAENGNVIRAGIEFDRLGRRVAYHLYRSHPEDGMLAPMSGAGGLSTVRVDAAEIMHLFRPLRPGQIRGEPWLARALVKLNELDQYDDAELVRKKTAAMFAGFVTRLAPEDNLLGEGVADANAVALAGLEPGTMQILEPGEDIKFSQPADVGGTYSEFLRMQFRAVAAAMGVTYEQLTGDLTQVNYSSIRAGLLEFRRRVEAIQHGVIVHQLCRPIWQAWLSQAVLEGALVLPGYARGGQAKRREYLAVKWIPQGWQWVDPLKEADAMKAAIRSGLMSRSEAISANGYDAEDVDREIAADNDRADALGLVFDSDPRHEALAGRQSTAQPPQDTQGN
- a CDS encoding head decoration protein; this translates as MNALNEALNLGDLLKYEDDCLNYSRDLVTVESGQTLELGAVLGRVTTTGKVRRLNPAATDGTEHAAGVLLGAIDAGLADRNDGLLLARHAIVASSAVVWPFEITSEQKATATAQLEARGILIRQSA